From Podospora bellae-mahoneyi strain CBS 112042 chromosome 3, whole genome shotgun sequence, the proteins below share one genomic window:
- the ATE1 gene encoding Arginyl-tRNA--protein transferase 1 (COG:O; EggNog:ENOG503NX69; BUSCO:EOG092638AP) yields MAGTRPYLQTPDDAAAAPLSYIYPIGYSNSSECGYCHASSNGQPDKQRWSYYAVSRSLEPAFYQKLVNRFWRRSGTLLYRPNQKNSCCPHYTLRLDSAEYKPTKDQRQALNRFNRHILGDTYAGDAARLYPRSREQARKEKNDFDLVSKVHESEAKYLKGPPPAPSHEFSVTLEPDAFTDEKYKVFENYQRIVHREPPLKISRVGFRRFLCDSPLTRGAIVGADGTERKLGSYHQCYRIDGELVAVGVLDLLPNAVSAVYFMYHESIHFLNPGKLGAMREIALAREAGYRWWYPGYYVHTCAKMRYKIDYRPQYVLDPETLQWDPLDEEMLALYDKHHYVSLSRERRRQQQLMKGDGVLDEEEANNNDEDGGTQQENDALNVKPSEDEDDEEEGFLLTSDMPGIPSLAEMEEVDMGGLLLKSDQHDRFIEASELVIWDSEKISQHGRLKSRIAELVAAIGPDLMGEICIDFRKKANRLS; encoded by the exons ATGGCAGGGACTAGGCCATACCTGCAGACCCCTGACGATgctgcagcagcaccacTGTCATACATCTATCCAATCG GGTACAGTAACTCTTCCGAGTGTGGATATTGTCATGCCAGTTCAAATGGTCAGCCAGACAAACAAC GATGGTCATATTATGCGGTCTCAAGGTCTTTAGAGCCCGCTTTTTATCAAAAGCTGGTGAATAGGTTTTGGCGTCGGTCGGGGACGTTGCTCTACCGACCAAACCAGAAGAATTCATGTTGTCCGCATTACACCCTCCGCCTAGACTCGGCCGAGTATAAGCCTACCAAGGACCAACGACAGGCTCTCAACCGCTTCAACCGCCACATCCTCGGAGATACCTATGCGGGAGACGCGGCGCGGCTGTACCCACGGTCACGCGAGCAAGCGAGGAAGGAAAAAAATGATTTTGACCTAGTCAGCAAGGTTCATGAGTCTGAAGCCAAGTATCTCAAAGGACCCCCACCGGCGCCATCCCACGAGTTCTCGGTCACGCTAGAGCCCGATGCATTTACCGACGAAAAGTACAAGGTATTCGAGAACTACCAGCGCATCGTGCATCGTGAACCACCACTCAAGATATCTCGCGTGGGATTTAGAAGGTTCTTATGCGACTCTCCTTTGACCCGTGGCGCCATAGTGGGGGCGGACGGGACTGAACGCAAGTTGGGCAGTTACCATCAATGCTATCGGATCGACGGCGAGCTTGTCGCCGTGGGTGTTTTGGATCTCTTACCTAACGCCGTCAGTGCGGTGTACTTCATGTACCATGAGTCGATCCATTTTCTCAACCCAGGAAAACTCGGGGCGATGAGAGAGATTGCTTTAGCTCGTGAAGCAGGCTATCGGTGGTGGTATCCCGGCTACTATGTCCACACCTGCGCCAAAATGAGATACAAGATTGACTATCGACCTCAATATGTTCTTGATCCGGAGACTCTGCAATGGGATCCACTGGACGAGGAGATGTTGGCGCTGTATGACAAGCACCATTATGTTTCTTTGTCGAGGGAGAGAAGGCGGCAACAGCAGTTAATGAAGGGTGACGGTGTtcttgatgaagaagaggccaacaacaacgacgaggACGGGGGGACCCAACAGGAAAATGACGCCCTAAACGTCAAACCCTccgaggacgaagacgacgaagaggaaggttTCCTCCTCACAAGCGATATGCCCGGTATCCCATCACTGGCTGAAATGGAAGAGGTAGACATGGGTGGTCTCCTACTCAAGTCCGACCAACATGACCGGTTCATCGAGGCATCCGAGCTGGTCATCTGGGACTCGGAGAAGATTAGCCAACACGGGAGGCTCAAGTCAAGGATAGCAGAGCTGGTGGCGGCGATTGGGCCGGACCTCATGGGGGAAATTTGCATTGATTTCCGAAAGAAAGCTAATAGACTGAGCTAG
- a CDS encoding hypothetical protein (EggNog:ENOG503NX3Z) produces the protein MAWDSKTTIRRRQSSAASRTRDIAIHARNQARQPAQPLSDHVADPFLADFLSPTFDPATYLNNTLPNSLPLSDLSITTQSSLSQLSAHTTRLTTILTQLTDEIIRSGSRLAYEVEVLRGETISLTETLTETLDSPISKFIPGGGIKSILHPSSSESNPAPTTTTSRSRALSSLPPPPPPPLENPPIPDPEYISQLRTLSLVRSRLAETQATFGSAMAFVFPPSETSVSSSFLSVSAPDTGALSTEEKGQQVLKELKQEILDLLDNKEDPIKGVEDAAKRVEELKDLCQVWKGTAEERGRQKFVEGLARLVGERHERLLREVTGQGHRRGESNGRLQQQQEEGENKEGDNKGAAAAGQGGGGNAAAAGGGGYGGYGLISQLQKLRGGI, from the coding sequence ATGGCCTGGgactccaaaaccaccatccgccgccgccaaagcaGCGCAGCCTCCCGAACTCGTGACATCGCCATCCACGCCAGAAACCAAGCCCGCCAACCCGCCCAACCCCTATCCGACCACGTCGCCGATCCTTTCCTGGCcgacttcctctcccccaccttcGACCCAGCGACCTACCtaaacaacaccctccccaactccctccccctctccgaCCTCTCCATTACCACCCagtcctccctctcccaactgTCCGCCCACACAACCCGCCTAACCACCATCCTAACCCAACTAACCGACGAAATAATCCGCTCCGGCTCCCGCCTAGCCTACGAGGTTGAAGTCCTCCGAGGCGAGACAATCTCCCTAACCGAAACCCTCACCGAAACCCTCGACTCGCCAATTTCAAAGTTCATCCCCGGAGGAGGCATAAAATCCATCCTccacccatcatcttcaGAATCCAACCctgcccccaccaccaccaccagcagatCCCGCGCtttatcctccctcccccctccccctcctcctcccttggaaaacccccccatcccggACCCGGAATACATCTCCCAACTccgcaccctctccctcgtccgCTCCCGCCTGGCAGAAACGCAGGCAACCTTTGGCTCTGCCATGGCCTTTGTTTTTCCCCCGTCGGAAACCTCtgtttcttcctcttttttgtCGGTATCTGCCCCTGACACGGGCGCGCTTTCtaccgaggagaaggggcaGCAAGTCCTGAAGGAACTGAAGCAAGAGATTCTGGATTTGCTAGATAATAAGGAGGATCCTAtcaagggggttgaggaCGCAGCGAaaagggtggaggagctgaaggatCTGTGTCAGGTTTGGAAGGGGACcgcggaggagaggggacgACAGAAAtttgtggaggggttggctAGGCTTGTGGGGGAGAGGCATGAACGGCTTCTGAGGGAGGTGACTGGGCAGGGGCataggaggggggagagtaATGGGAGGttacaacagcaacaggaggagggggagaataAAGAGGGCGATAATaagggagcagcagcggcagggcaaggaggtggcggtaatgctgctgctgctgggggcgGAGGGTATGGTGGGTATGGGCTTATTAGTCAGTTGCAGAAGTTGAGGGGGGGAATATGA
- a CDS encoding hypothetical protein (EggNog:ENOG503NXJH; COG:O) — protein MTLKRFKADVVTARQKITGGGLAGVLDLKDGISDGEIVLSLQHPELGRKVRLHLLAQDTGDYPDNNSFMMYTEDDPPAPIEKLIKRTADYLIGLTIYEVASEISKQMSLTGSVSEDQDEGDMSDDEFGFQSEADDDYDDELFGLKEGSGRPKNATVKELIALSPADKLLLSRLKRDLRQVHNAGFKIGLVSSFAQTSIYGIVSISVRVESLGLSEEVLEAWNLEASEYIVLLLRFDGYSPLETVIEKAVSSIQVSFRIRKCKKYKPSEQEARNAFITVTNPGVRPEDDEERETAQASDTEALQKFFISNSLDQFLNESFISIVKTRERTGYDWDQANRHYQNCVTQPDDPVPTDESVPDARPERHPLLGDHLKDAHGGERSFPLVAMQFAMRYIIRCTEYCLRCHQKIEAEFEALQPYVCDNPLCLFQYMSMGFGPSIEPMILNEPYVVDLLVSLCYAAVSDPSGHRNVLQPFGISSAAQVTGVGSTAQVIGVGSAAQPSSVGYGAIRNLPVGLRFKVPNLLNVTGCKWRGILNGDRLVLCENMDDIRQLAGYKWIAWVTTNNMIQHGRVEEVHLPSSTAVLSIRPGHSYTALPVDQRGLLQAPVGIAGAPVRVFPYDTDFDDLPDADKGHAMRQILENLPSILQMEAWLTSHPRCLFKDMDGISPAAASILQWIVSSNRSCIYQVDRRRYRASPENSEQPAGKGRDRQHQRILGMDSWVQFRFAQGSPEKERQFSRALQQIASRKDFKGHPTILAWHGSNLANWHSILRTGLDFKVVACGRAYGNGVYFSPDFNTSIYYAQSGMTWPNSDLQITQCMSLNEIINVPEEFVSAAPHYVVSQLDWQQCRYLFVKPRPELCSTQVSTQASTQASTQASTPAPVTPHGSYTLARNKSNVAAKPNVGASTPPSTHGKGAVPMRTQQKGREVKGENSAVLKIPLSAIPLRTIQVAGTDATTSTLLAKRVRDSPELSEDEDAVDVALLVSDTETNGPAAQRRKKMSTAQGDRAKLGLTPSVNITPLWT, from the coding sequence ATGACACTGAAGCGGTTCAAGGCCGACGTGGTCACCGCCCGACAGAAGATCACTGGCGGTGGCCTCGCTGGAGTTCTAGACCTCAAAGATGGCATTTCTGATGGCGAGATCGTCTTGTCACTCCAACACCCCGAGCTTGGCCGAAAAGTACGGCTTCATTTGTTGGCGCAGGATACCGGCGACTACCCTGACAACAACTCATTCATGATGTATACCGAGGATGACCCGCCAGCTCCCATCGAAAAGTTGATCAAGAGAACTGCCGACTATCTCATAGGTCTAACCATCTACGAGGTAGCTTCAGAGATCTCCAAACAGATGAGTTTGACAGGAAGTGTGTCGGAGGATCAAGACGAGGGAGACATGAGCGACGATGAGTTTGGCTTCCAAtccgaggccgacgacgatTACGATGACGAACTCTTCGGGCTAAAAGAGGGGTCAGGTCGACCCAAAAATGCAACGGTCAAGGAGCTGATTGCACTATCCCCGGCGGACAAGCTGTTGCTTTCACGCCTGAAGCGCGACTTGCGCCAAGTACACAATGCCGGCTTCAAAATTGGGCTTGTCTCTAGCTTCGCCCAGACATCCATCTATGGCATCGTTTCGATCTCGGTGCGAGTTGAGAGCCTGGGGCTGtcggaggaggttttggaggcgtGGAACCTGGAGGCTAGCGAATACATTGTGCTTTTGCTGCGTTTTGATGGCTACAGCCCGCTCGAGACTGTCATCGAGAAGGCAGTGTCCTCAATCCAGGTCAGCTTTCGAATTCGCAAGTGCAAAAAGTACAAGCCATCGGAGCAGGAAGCAAGGAACGCATTTATTACTGTCACGAATCCTGGCGTGAGACcagaagatgacgaggaaagGGAAACTGCTCAGGCTTCGGACACCGAAGCACTTCAGAAGTTTTTCATTTCCAACTCGTTGGATCAGTTCTTGAACGAGAGCTTTATTTCGATAGTGAAGACCAGAGAGAGAACGGGCTACGACTGGGACCAGGCAAATCGCCACTACCAGAACTGCGTAACCCAACCGGACGATCCAGTCCCGACCGATGAATCCGTGCCTGATGCCAGGCCGGAACGCCATCCACTGCTGGGGGATCACTTGAAAGATGCCCATGGAGGCGAGAGAAGCTTTCCTTTGGTGGCGATGCAGTTTGCTATGCGCTACATCATCAGGTGCACCGAATACTGTCTGAGATGTCATCAGAAAATCGAAGCTGAGTTCGAGGCACTCCAACCATATGTCTGCGACAACCCTCTTTGCTTGTTTCAGTACATGTCAATGGGATTTGGCCCCAGCATCGAGCCCATGATCCTCAACGAGCCGTATGTGGTTGATCTCCTCGTCAGCCTTTGCTACGCCGCGGTTTCAGACCCTTCTGGTCATCGGAATGTGCTACAACCGTTCGGCATCAGCTCTGCAGCCCAGGTAACCGGCGTCGGCTCTACAGCCCAGGTAATCGGCGTCGGCTCTGCAGCACAACCGTCCAGCGTCGGCTATGGGGCGATACGCAACCTCCCGGTTGGCCTGCGATTTAAAGTACCAAATCTACTAAATGTGACAGGCTGCAAGTGGAGGGGGATCCTGAATGGTGATAGGCTGGTTCTCTGTGAGAACATGGACGACATCCGACAACTGGCTGGGTACAAATGGATCGCTTGGGTTACCACCAACAATATGATTCAACACGGACGAGTAGAGGAGGTTCACCTTCCAAGCAGCACCGCCGTACTTTCGATTAGGCCGGGGCATTCATATACTGCTCTTCCCGTCGATCAACGGGGGCTTCTCCAGGCGCCAGTTGGCATTGCTGGCGCGCCCGTGAGAGTGTTTCCCTACGACACCGACTTCGATGATCTGCCTGATGCCGATAAAGGCCACGCCATGAGACAAATTCTCGAGAACCTCCCTTCCATTCTTCAGATGGAGGCATGGTTGACAAGTCATCCGCGATGTTTATTCAAGGACATGGACGGAATATCACCTGCCGCAGCTTCCATTTTGCAGTGGATCGTCTCATCCAACAGATCTTGCATCTATCAAGTTGATCGCCGCCGATATCGAGCATCACCCGAAAATTCAGAACAACCAGCAGGAAAGGGACGAGATCGACAGCACCAGCGCATCTTGGGAATGGACTCATGGGTTCAGTTCCGGTTTGCCCAAGGGTCGCCCGAGAAAGAACGTCAGTTCTCTCGCGCACTCCAACAAATTGCTAGCAGGAAAGATTTCAAGGGTCATCCTACCATTCTGGCGTGGCATGGGAGCAATCTTGCTAATTGGCACAGCATCTTGCGAACAGGCCTAGATTTCAAGGTTGTCGCGTGCGGCCGTGCCTATGGCAACGGGGTCTATTTCAGTCCAGATTTCAACACGAGTATCTACTATGCACAAAGTGGCATGACATGGCCCAACTCTGATCTCCAGATCACGCAGTGCATGAGTCTGAACGAGATCATCAATGTGCCCGAGGAGTTTGTCTCGGCCGCCCCACACTATGTTGTGAGTCAGTTGGACTGGCAACAGTGTCGCTACCTGTTTGTGAAACCGAGACCTGAGTTGTGCTCAACGCAGGTTTCAACTCAGGCTTCAACTCAGGCTTCAACACAGGCTTCAACTCCGGCTCCAGTTACTCCACATGGTAGCTATACCCTGGCGCGGAACAAATCCAACGTTGCAGCCAAACCCAACGTTGGAGCATCCACACCTCCCAGCACCCACGGCAAGGGTGCGGTGCCTATGCGCACACAGCAAAAGGGACGTGAGGTAAAGGGTGAAAATTCTGCCGTCCTCAAGATCCCTCTGTCTGCCATCCCTTTGAGAACAATTCAGGTAGCGGGGACGGATGCAACCACCTCAACTTTGCTGGCCAAGCGAGTGCGTGACAGCCCTGAACTTAGCGAGGACGAAGATGCCGTAGACGTAGCTCTCTTGGTTAGCGACACAGAGACGAATGGACCAGCCGCTCAACGCCGTAAGAAAATGAGCACGGCGCAGGGGGATCGCGCGAAGCTTGGACTTACACCGTCAGTAAATATCACGCCCTTGTGGACGTAA
- a CDS encoding hypothetical protein (EggNog:ENOG503P8QT) — MDDLQTTEFDIGSIEVATINSDLSIVLTSSCVLSLPAIWDHVPDAIELYKASSEAIIWIAKAGGDCRVQFSTLLNGEPLDVAGLDPDTEVTISHLAAGCGIWVELGLDLRLKHATHPELEHSNPEAVYFLHHPDLSSSLIAPPELPFASFQELKVDVHYHINMSYSTDDQTEATETTGLPLEDRLEEAMTLLDIGLQKLIGVKKSIPGVKVTKSNNELPSLIGIAPAVWNIPYLQSMTVHAQMIPSLARSIVRLKHSQSPSLRRKVEGLMPGDIDPEIWDVDDEIEDEIRKRLWLRCQTGIRSDPIQRISTSQTNADDNRQEEAPQRLFGGPKSAEERCGPRECAEAIINPLHYASTANQLAHYCDIPEGIYDEDNDYDEGYDADDSPSETDSFSPYSSSYIGALHSDDWQGSSEAEYFYTDGQGNVVTLQQDSDSTEPEAVGRDRSSSIDTMDFE, encoded by the exons ATGGACGATCTCCAGACAACCGAGTTTGACATTGGAAGCATTGAGGTTGCCACCATAAATTCCGACCTATCGATTGTTCTCACCAGCTCCTGCGTGCTCTCCTTACCCGCAATCTGGGACCACGTTCCAGACGCCATCGAGCTATATAAAGCCTCCTCTGAAGCAATTATCTGGATAGCCAAGGCAGGTGGTGATTGTCGGGTGCAATTCTCAACACTGTTGAACGGCGAACCCCTAGATGTTGCAGGCCTAGACCCTGACACTGAAGTCACAATCTCTCACTTGGCCGCCGGGTGCGGA ATCTGGGTGGAGCTCGGTCTTGATCTTCGACTGAAACATGCGACGCATCCTGAGCTTGAACATAGCAATCCCGAGGCTGTCTACTTTCTACACCACCCAGACTTGTCCTCCAGCCTGATCGCACCGCCCGAACTACCATTTGCCAGCTTTCAAGAGTTGAAAGTAGATGTCCATTACCACATCAATATGTCATACTCAACAGACGATCAAACCGAGGCCACAGAAACGACTGGGTTGCCCTTGGAGGACAGATTGGAGGAAGCCATGACACTGCTGGACATTGGGCTTCAAAAGCTGATCGGAGTCAAGAAAAGCATACCGGGGGTGAAGGTCACAAAATCCAACAATGAGTTGCCTTCATTGATTGGCATTGCCCCAGCCGTGTGGAACATTCCATACTTACAG TCGATGACAGTACACGCACAAATGATCCCTTCTCTGGCAAGAAGTATCGTCCGGCTGAAACACTCCCAGTCACCCAGTCTTCGGAGAAAGGTTGAGGGGTTGATGCCAGGCGATATTGACCCAGAGATATGGGATGTCGATGACGAAATCGAGGACGAAATCCGCAAACGCCTTTGGCTTCGATGCCAGACGGGTATTCGGTCGGATCCGATCCAAAGAATCAGCACATCTCAGACAAACGCAGATGACAATAGGCAGGAGGAAGCTCCCCAGAGACTCTTTGGTGGACCAAAGTCTGCGGAGGAGAGATGTGGTCCTCGTGAATGCGCAgaggccatcatcaaccctctccatTACGCTTCCACAGCGAACCAACTCGCACACTATTGCGACATTCCAGAAGGCATTTACGACGAAGATAACGACTATGATGAGGGATACGATGCTGATGACAGCCCCTCAGAGACCGATTCATTTTCACCTTACTCTTCCTCCTACATTGGAGCCCTTCATTCAGACGACTGGCAAGGCAGTTCCGAAGCTG
- a CDS encoding hypothetical protein (COG:T; EggNog:ENOG503P2A9; BUSCO:EOG09265BJ3), with translation MAASGSNRPMESRTGRVKQRYNNKGERLVAGVVPLSADKSYVLMIQSTRRKGWVLPKGGWELDEECTEAAAREAWEEAGILVTIDYDLGDIEETSPRKKNSSSGKSKQKEAALYRFYEATVNSEEIEWPEKEKRERRWFTFAEAFEQLKDRPELQTALQRSTMRR, from the exons ATGGCCGCCAGCGGGAGCAATCGTCCCATGGAGTCGCGTACCGGGCGTGTTAAGCAGA GGTACAACAATAAAGGCGAGCGTCTGGTGGCTGGAGTGGTCCCTCTGTCAGCCGACAAGAGCTATGTGCTCATGATTCAGTCTACTCGGCGCAAGGGTTGGGTCCTCCCCAAGGGTGGCTGggagctggacgaggagTGCACAGAGGCGGCTGCCCGCgaggcttgggaggaggctgggATCCTGGTGACGATCGACTATGATTTGGGCGACATCGAAGAGACCAGTCCCCGCAAGAAGAACAGCTCATCCGGCAAATCCAAGCAGAAGGAGGCGGCCCTTTACCGATTTTATGAGGCAACGGTCAACAGCGAGGAGATTGAGTGgcccgagaaggagaagcggGAGCGCAGGTGGTTCACGTTTGCCGAAGCCTTTGAGCAACTCAAGGACCGCCCCGAGCTGCAAACCGCCTTGCAGCGTTCCACCATGAGGAGGTAG